DNA sequence from the Triticum urartu cultivar G1812 unplaced genomic scaffold, Tu2.1 TuUngrouped_contig_5089, whole genome shotgun sequence genome:
AAGTTCAAAAAGCAAAGAGATGTTGGACAAAAGTAGCCATCACATCGAACACACGATGGATGGCACTGCATTAATAGCATACACCAGTTTCACCAATTGTCTTTCTTCGAACTAACCATGGTCCATTACTGTTACGCCCTAACCAAAAGACATGCACGAGCATTGCCCACGTCCCCACGAAATAATGCCAAAGTACGCTCCACGAACTACGTCAACAACCTAGAGAACTACGTGTGCACCTCCAAGGCGTTGTATTCTACTCTGGATCAGCCACCTGCTCCATGATTCCTGGGCATGGTGCAGCATTTCCCTTTGTCGCCATCGTCTCGTACAACATCCTCTTCCTTCTAACCGGCAGACCAACCTGGTGCAAAGATCAAAACATCATGTCAATGCTTGTAGAATAAATAGGAACTTCACCGGGAAACCGTCGTTAGCTTAAATAATAGCTCTCTTGCATGCGGTACGTCGACCTCCAGGCGAGTGGCATTGAAGTTCTCTGCGTAGTAAGCTATGTAGCCAGGAGACTAACCACTGCAATGACAAGCATGTCCGTTAGAGAAGTAATATAGTTTTTGCAAATACTTGATGTACAATGCACAATCATCGCACCTTCTACATGCAACATGCATGTTCATGTTGTACCTCACGGTCCACTGTGATATGTCCATCTGCCATCCATCGTCTAACAGCGCACCTGCGCACTTCATACCATTAAGCATCAACATGATTGTCTTCCCGTGCTTAGCTCTATACGCATCTGAACCCATCTGCGTGAAAACTGGGTCGAGGACATTCAGTTTCTTCATATGCATGTCAAACACGTACAAGCACCAGTCTCTCATCATTGAGATAGGCATCATTATCTGCATCAGCATGAAAGATATAAGTTTGGAACAACAACGGCCACGGCTACTTAAGGGAAGGAAGCTGCCACGTACCATGCAACAAAGTCTCAACTGATATCCAATGCTCCCAGAAGAAAGCAACATCCGCAGTACAACAGCCCCCTCCGGGTCCAAGATGTTCTCAAAGTGCAACTGCATCAACCAATCAGTTTCTGTAAGCATCTTACACAACATATACTTATGGGCCACATATTAGCGTTACAATTTTTAACTCACCGGCACATCAGGAGATACAAAACCCCTCCAAACTGTTAATCCAACCATCTCCATCATCTTAATCTCTCTCGCATTGAATCCACGTACCCAAGCATCCATCCCATTGTAGTGCATCTCCCCTTTGAGACTGAACTGGTACTTTATCTTGTTGCCATCAAGTTTCAAATGTGTGGGGTGTGAGCTGTCATACCAAACACTATCAAAACAAACAAAAATTTTGTTAGGCCCATGGTAAGCAGACACAAGAATAATTGTAGCAAACAAATGCAATCACTCTCACCATCCAAGAGAAGTAATGCAACAGAGATACTCCACATTGTCGTAGAACCCAAGGCAAACATGATCAGGGTACTGAAACTGCTTTAGCTCAAGCTCGAAAGGGGAGTAACCATAGTCTAGTTCTAGACTCAGGTATGCATCTGGATGAACTACAGCTGAGCACAAGAATAAACAGCCGCGTCAATGTGTCCTGCCAATGAATCTGAAGCA
Encoded proteins:
- the LOC125528760 gene encoding uncharacterized protein LOC125528760, which translates into the protein MVVVDRKGKAKATGDIAPRATRQKTMHEMLAPSSPCTLTGPDIPSGLVDTSMYYGMTEDHVMQPLIEEVGAAGEGSHARYIAKYTPNRNKRLTLPGVEESPDPTPNPLAVVHPDAYLSLELDYGYSPFELELKQFQYPDHVCLGFYDNVEYLCCITSLGCVWYDSSHPTHLKLDGNKIKYQFSLKGEMHYNGMDAWVRGFNAREIKMMEMVGLTVWRGFVSPDVPLHFENILDPEGAVVLRMLLSSGSIGYQLRLCCMIMMPISMMRDWCLYVFDMHMKKLNVLDPVFTQMGSDAYRAKHGKTIMLMLNGMKCAGALLDDGWQMDISQWTVRYNMNMHVACRSG